A genomic stretch from Tenrec ecaudatus isolate mTenEca1 chromosome X, mTenEca1.hap1, whole genome shotgun sequence includes:
- the LOC142434742 gene encoding arylsulfatase F-like produces the protein MDGRWKDDGRAMDGRWKDDGRAMDGQWKDDGRAMDGRWEDDGRAMDGRWKDDGRAMDGRWKDDGRAMDGRWKDDGRAMDGRGMEQCWRSWGGSRVEAEDGAGRSWCCMFHQPQPRIAGAIPSKRNLGWLTPWVTGDGARAVSTVSRWTHVLGDMRISSSGDIACPRHRRLLPEVDWAGTLQERQKGDFRESFCGHTASSSCSQRGWWFDPMTGQLSDQVFPDARGETEMQRHGQRILCRLSLRCGRLSASDGTFLASLLTLMLLWDTCEPTGTTDSRPNILLILADDFGIGDLGCYGNHSMRTPHIDSLARDGVKLEQNIVAESMCTPSRSALLTGRYPVRSGMVGDYVDHSLDVFNSLGVSGGLPRNETTFAAIVKQVGYRTALIGKWHQGLNCRLRGDHCHHPARYGFDHFYGMPHSLTGPCWPDPSRAMELAVHARLWLCVQLLALAVVTLALAKLRGLVSVPWSLLAFLALWTLLLSHGWFCSVDSSRYWECVLMRGHEVTEQPMDAQRAGDIMVREAVSFIQRNRRGPFLLFFSFLHVHVPLPTREDHMGTSAFGLYGDNVQEMDSMVGQLLDALDVNGLRNNTVVFFSSDHGGHLEARRGHVQLGGWNGIYKGGKGMSGWEGGIRVPGLVRWPGVLEAGRVIEAPTSLMDVLPTVAALAGAPLPQDRVIDGRDLLPLLTGEAAHSQHEVLFHYCGVYLHAARWVPRDDDAVWKVHFVTPVFSPEGAGACYETGFCACAGDNVTHHSPPLLFDLARDPGEATPLSRDSEPRYDAVLRTVDAALAEHLRSLRPVPQQLALNQDHVWLRPCCGVFPFCLCDRERGLPEITP, from the exons ATGGATGGGCGGTGGAAGGACGATGGCCGAGCCATGGATGGGCGGTGGAAGGACGATGGCCGAGCCATGGATGGGCAGTGGAAGGACGATGGCCGAGCCATGGATGGGCGGTGGGAGGACGATGGCCGAGCCATGGATGGGCGGTGGAAGGACGATGGCCGAGCCATGGATGGGCGGTGGAAGGACGATGGCCGAGCCATGGATGGGCGGTGGAAGGACGATGGCCGAGCCATGGATGGGCGGGGCATGGAGCAGTGCTGGAGGAGCTGGGGCGGCAGCAG GGTGGAGGCTGAGGACGGGGCTGGGCGCTCCTGGTGCTGCATGTTccaccagccccagccccggATCGCGGGGGCCATTCCCAGCAAACGCAACCTGGGCTGGCTGACACCCTGGGTGACAG GGGACGGGGCCCGGGCTGTGTCCACGGTCTCCAGGTGGACTCACGTTCTGGGGGACATGAGAATTTCGAGCAGCGGGGACATCGCCTGCCCACGGCACCGGCGGCTCTTGCCTGAGGTGGACTGGGCAG ggaccctgcaggaaaGGCAGAAAGGGGATTTCCGAGAGTCTTTCTGCGGACACACGGCCTCTTCCTCTTGctcccagaggggctggtggtttgaccCGATGACCGGGCAGCTCAGCGACCAGGTTTTCCCAG ACGCCCGGGGAGAGACAGAGATGCAGAGACACGGGCAGCGCATTCTCTGTCGGCTGTCTCTGCGCTGCGGACGGCTCTCGGCGAGTGACGG GACCTTCCTGGCCTCGCTGCTCACACTGATGTTGCTTTGGGACACGTGTGAACCAACCGGGACGACGGACAGCCGGCCAAACATTTTACTGATATTGGCGGACGACTTTGGGATCGGTGACCTTGGCTGCTACGGCAACCACTCCATGAG GACCCCGCACATCGACAGCCTGGCGAGAGACGGGGTGAAGCTGGAACAGAACATCGTCGCCGAGTCCATGTGCACCCCGAGCCGGTCGGCCCTGCTCACCGGCCGGTACCCGGTCCGATCAG GCATGGTCGGAGATTACGTTGACCACTCTCTGGATGTTTTTAACAGTCTCGGGGTGTCGGGGGGGCTCCCCCGAAATGAAACCACGTTCGCGGCCATCGTGAAGCAGGTCGGGTATCGCACCGCGCTGATAG GAAAGTGGCACCAGGGCCTGAACTGCCGCCTGCGCGGGGACCACTGCCACCACCCGGCGCGCTACGGGTTCGACCACTTCTACGGGATGCCGCACTCGCTCACGGGGCCCTGCTGGCCCGACCCCTCCCGGGCCATGGAGCTGGCCGTGCACGCCCGGCTGTGGCTGTGTGTCCAGCTGCTGGCGCTGGCCGTGGTCACGCTGGCCCTGGCCAAGCTGCGCGGCCTCGTCTCGGTGCCCTGGAGCCTCCTGGCCTTCCTGGCGCTCTGGACCCTGCTCCTGAGCCACGGCTGGTTCTGCAGCGTGGACTCCAGCCGCTACTGGGAGTGCGTGCTGATGCGGGGCCACGAGGTCACCGAGCAGCCCATGGACGCCCAGCGGGCCGGCGACATCATGGTGCGGGAGGCCGTCTCCTTCATTCAGAG GAACCGCCGCGGGCCCTTCCTGCTGTTTTTCTCCTTCCTGCACGTGCACGTCCCCCTGCCCACCCGGGAGGACCACATGGGCACCAGCGCCTTTGGCTTGTACGGGGACAACGTGCAGGAGATGGACAGCATGGTGG GCCAGCTCCTGGACGCGCTGGACGTCAACGGCCTCCGAAACAACAccgttgtcttcttctcctcggACCACGGGGGACACCTGGAGGCCAGGAGAGGACATGTCCAGCTCGGGGGATGGAACGGGATCTACAAAG GCGGCAAAGGGATGTCCGGGTGGGAAGGCGGCATCCGCGTGCCCGGGCTCGTCCGGTGGCCGGGGGTGCTGGAAGCCGGAAGAGTGATTGAGGCGCCCACGAGTCTGATGGACGTGCTGCCCACCGTGGCCGCCCTGGCGGGAGCACCTCTGCCCCAGGACAG GGTCATCGACGGCCGGGACCTGCTGCCCCTGCTGACCGGCGAGGCCGCACACTCGCAGCACGAGGTCCTGTTCCACTACTGCGGGGTCTACCTGCACGCCGCCCGCTGGGTCCCCAGAGACG ATGACGCCGTCTGGAAGGTCCACTTCGTGACCCCCGTGTTCAGCCCCGAGGGGGCCGGGGCCTGCTACGAGACGGGCTTCTGCGCCTGCGCGGGGGACAACGTGACCCACCACAGCCCCCCGCTGCTCTTCGACCTGGCCCGCGACCCCGGGGAGGCCACGCCGCTGTCCAGGGACTCGGAGCCGCGCTACGACGCGGTGCTGCGCACGGTGGACGCGGCGCTGGCCGAGCACCTGCGCTCCCTGCGCCCCGTCCCCCAGCAGCTGGCCCTCAACCAGGACCACGTGTGGCTGCGGCCCTGCTGCGGGGTCTTCCCCTTCTGCCTCTGCGACCGCGAGCGCGGGCTCCCCGAGATCACGCCGTAG